A genomic region of Capra hircus breed San Clemente chromosome 21, ASM170441v1, whole genome shotgun sequence contains the following coding sequences:
- the SCAMP5 gene encoding secretory carrier-associated membrane protein 5 translates to MSEKVNNFPPLPKFIPLKPCFYQDFEADIPPQHLSMTKRLYYLWMLNSVTLAVNLVGCLAWLIGGGGATNFGLAFLWLILFTPCSYVCWFRPIYKAFKTDSSFSFMAFFFTFMAQLVISIIQAVGIPGWGVCGWIATISFFGTNVGSAVVMLVPTVLFTVMAVFSFIALSMVHKFYRGSGGSFSKAQEEWTTGAWKNPHVQQAAQNAAMGAAQGAVNQPQTQYSATPSYTYSNEM, encoded by the exons ATGTCAG AGAAAGTGAACAACTTCCCACCACTGCCCAAATTCATCCCGCTAAAGCCATGTTTCTACCAAGACTTCGAGGCCGATATCCCTCCTCAGCATCTCAGCATGACCAAGCGCCTCTACTACCTCTGGATGC TGAATAGCGTCACGCTGGCtgtgaacctggtgggctgtctcGCGTGGCTGATCGGAGGCGGGGGAGCCACCAACTTTGGCCTCGCCTTTCTCTGGCTCATCCTCTTCACACCCTGCTCCTACGTCTGCTGGTTTCGGCCCATTTACAAGGCCTTCAA GACTGACAGCTCCTTTAGCTTCATGGcgttcttcttcaccttcatgGCCCAGCTGGTCATCAGCATCATCCAGGCTGTGGGCATCCCAGGCTGGGGTGTCTG CGGCTGGATTGCCACCATCTCCTTCTTCGGGACAAACGTTGGCTCAGCAGTGGTGATGCTCGTCCCCACTGTCCTGTTCACGGTCATGGCCGTCTTTTCCTTCATTGCCCTCAGCATG GTCCATAAATTCTACCGGGGCAGCGGGGGGAGTTTCAGCAAAGCTCAGGAGGAGTGGACCACGGGAGCGTGGAAGAACCCGCACGTGCAGCAGGCGGCCCAGAATGCAGCCATGGGGGCAGCGCAGGGCGCTGTGAATCAGCCGCAGACTCAGTATTCTGCCACCCCCAGCTACACATACTCCAATGAGATGTGA